From Coffea arabica cultivar ET-39 chromosome 2e, Coffea Arabica ET-39 HiFi, whole genome shotgun sequence, the proteins below share one genomic window:
- the LOC140036262 gene encoding uncharacterized protein, whose amino-acid sequence MINIFTALNYTEERQVQFAAFQFEGPARAWWNVIRAKWEREGTAWTWLKFVREFNEKYLPPIVQEKREDDFIKLRQGVSSVAEYETQFTKLSKFVPELIATEPRKVRRFMQGLNVEIHETLAAAQINTFTEVLEKAQRIKIARAQVKIFHTKRKGGSSGAQGSVRSDQNVPPAKSGRGAGDGRFSSASRGCAPRRGTQRGGAQRGGQSGRGQGRGIPQGGQTSTPRVTCGYCGKPNHTEDECWRKARKCLRCGSTEHQIVNCPLISDTQSTARSNPRPTNVGGARSRVPARVYSLDQQSVSEPTEVVEGMDWLAHYHARVDCRMKVVEFCIPGEATLKLDVRGMIASSALISGIRARKLFSRGARGYLAFLINTPGEKIKLEDMPVISEYSDVFPEELESLPPEREIEFKVDLVLGTTPISKTPYRMAPAELKELKVQLQDLLERGFIHESESPWGAPVLFVKKKDGSLRLCHIISKDGLAVDPAKVEAVVKWKRPENPTEVRSFLNLAGYYRRFIKNFSRISGPLTNLTKKQGKYIWDVKCEGSFQELKKQLTMAPVLALPSGSDSYTVYTDTSREGLGCVLMQNKNVIAYASRKLKPHEQNYPTHDLELAAVVFALKKWRHYLYCVTFEVYTDHKSLKYLFSQKELNLRQRQWVEFLKDYDCTINYHPGKANVVADALSRKAQLASSIVGEWSLLEDVCEWKPRLEPEKVIFGNIEVKSTLLDRIKEGQAKDTMVQKWVEKMKKGELPNFNIGPDGILKF is encoded by the exons ATGATCAACATTTTCACCGCCCTAAACTATACGGAGGAGAGGCAGGTGCAgtttgctgctttccaatttgaaggtCCAGCTAGggcatggtggaatgtaattagggcCAAATGGGAGAGAGAAGGAACTGCATGGACTTGGTTAAAATTCGTacgggagtttaatgagaaataccttCCACCTATCGTCCAAGAGAAGcgagaggacgattttattaaaCTTCGACAGGGAGTTTCTagcgtagctgagtatgagacCCAGTTTACGAAACTGTCAAAATTTGTTCCTGAGCTGATTGCTAcagaaccaaggaaagtacgGAGATTCAtgcaagggctcaatgtggagatacaTGAGACCTTAGCGGCAGCTCAgattaatacgtttacggaaGTGTTGGAAAAGGCCCAACGGATAAAGATTGCCAGGGCACAGGTGAAAATTTTCCACACCAAACGAAAAGGGGGATCTAGTGGAGCCCAAGGGTCAGTGCGGAGTGATCAAAACGTACCACCTGCCAAGTCCGGTCGTGGGGCTGGAGATGGACGGTTTTCGAGTGCGTCTAGGGGATGTGCTCCGAGGAGAGGTACTCAGAGAGGAGGTGCCCAGAGGGGAGGCCAAAGTGGTAGAGGACAAGGTAGAGGAATTCCACAGGGAGGTCAGACCTCTACTCCCCGAGTAACATGCGGATATTGTGGAAAACCGAACCATACTGAGGATGAATGTTGGAGAAAGGCTCGGAAGTGCTTAAGGTGTGGAAGTACGGAGCACCAGATAGTCAACTGCCCGTTGATCAGTGATACCCAGTCGACTGCCAGGTCAAACCCAAGGCCGACCAATGTTGGGGGGGCTAGGTCGAGGGTTCCGGCCAGAGTATATTCACTGGACCAACAATCCGTGTCTGAACCAACGgaggtggtagaag gtatggattggttagctcACTATCATGCTCGGGTAGATTGCAGGATGAAAGTGGTCGAATTTTGTATACCGGGGGAGGCAACTCTAAAGTTAGACGTGAGGGGTATGATAGCCTCTTCTGCGCTTATTTCGGGAataagggctaggaaattgTTTAGTCGTGGGGCACGCGGTTACTTAGCTTTCCTGATTAACACTCCGGGAGAAAAGATTAAGTTGGAAGACATGCCAGTAATCAGTGAATACTCGGACGTATTTCCGGAGGAGTTGGAGTCTCTGCCACCAGAAagggagattgaatttaaggttgacCTAGTACTCGGAACTACTCCTATTTCGAAAACCCCTTATCGTATGGCTCCTGCTGAGCTTAAGGAGTTAAAGGTGCAATTGCAAGATTTACtagaacgagggtttattcatgAGAGCGAGTCCccgtggggagctccagtgttatttgttaaaaagaaggacggaAGTTTAAGGTTAT GTcacataatttcaaaagatggcCTTGCTGTAGACCCGGCGAAAGTGGAAGCTGTGGTCAAATGGAagcggccagaaaatcccacagaGGTGCGAAGTTTTCTAAATCTAGCAGGGTACTACCGCCGATTTATAAAGAACTTCTCGAGAATTTCAGGACCCTTGACTAACTtgaccaagaaacaaggaaagtatatttgggatgTCAAGTGTGAAGGTAGTTTCCAAGAGCTTAAAAAACAATTGACTATGGCTCCAGTTTTAGCTCTGCCCAGTGGGAGTGATAGTTATACGGTTTATACCGATACTTCAAGAGAGGGACTAGGGTGCGTGCTGATGCAGAATAAGAATGTGATTGCCTACGCATCTCGGAAGTTAAAACCGCATGAAcagaattatccgacccatgacttggagcttgCAGCTGTAGTAttcgctttgaagaaatggcgaCATTATCTCTATTGTGTAACTTTCGAGGTTTATACGGatcataagagtcttaagtatctgttttctcagaaggagttaAATCTAAGACAACGTCAGTGGGTAGAGTTCTTAAAGGATTATGACtgtacaattaactaccatcctgGAAAAGCCaacgttgtagcagatgctttaagccgaaaggctcaactagcaagttcCATAGTGGGAGAGTGGAGCCTGTTAGAAGATGTCTGTGAGTGGAAACCTCGTCTGGAACCGGagaaggtgatttttggaaatattgaggtGAAGTCGACACTGTTGGATCGGATTAAAGAGGGCCAAGCAAAGGACACAATGGTGCAAAAATGGgtggaaaaaatgaagaaagggGAGTTGCCTAACTTTAACATAGGTCCTGATGGAATCTTAAAATTCTGA